The Diorhabda sublineata isolate icDioSubl1.1 chromosome 6, icDioSubl1.1, whole genome shotgun sequence genome includes a window with the following:
- the LOC130445835 gene encoding piggyBac transposable element-derived protein 3-like, with protein sequence MCTSRRTVGKPIFFYRGLTLNELLQIIEEDDHNEVDDEISLTIMPPKNSCEEVTDEDSGDEDHLDINNLPGSQLLAEAEIFEPNVEEDVNISLPSDSGSDDNEENLPLSDVKRLLKNSQHIYVKKNYAWRNQDSTPNNIEVPKPQIVQNENSVIELFSLFWGDEVIDLFVYYSNMYATSKNRVGNITKEEMKNFFAILLLSGYQKLPRRRMYWENSSDTQNQLVINSLSRDRFEYIFSNLHCCDNTNLDKTDRFAKVRLLINKMNSLFQQYAPVTENHSVDEAMVPYYGRHGCKQFIRGKPIRYGYNLWTGCTSKGYVIWVEPYQGAKSEIKPCYKELGLGPSVILQYTDIINSIQSFPYHIFCDNFLRLYHF encoded by the coding sequence ATGTGTACTTCTAGAAGGACAGTAGGCAAACCGATATTCTTTTACAGGGGTCTCACTCTGAATGAACTATTGCAAATCATTGAAGAAGATGATCACAATGAAGTTGATGACGAAATATCGCTTACAATTATGCCGCCCAAAAATTCTTGCGAGGAAGTTACTGATGAAGATTCAGGCGATGAAGATCATTTAGATATTAACAATTTGCCTGGATCGCAACTTCTAGCCGAGGCAGAAATTTTTGAACCTAATGTTGAAGAAGATGTTAATATTTCTTTACCAAGCGATTCAGGTAgtgatgataatgaagaaaatctgCCATTGTCGGATGTAAAACGTCTTCTGAAAAACTCCCAACATATATATGTGAAGAAAAACTATGCTTGGAGAAACCAAGACTCAACACCTAATAATATAGAAGTTCCAAAACCacaaattgttcaaaatgaaaattcggtTATTGAATTGTTTTCGTTATTTTGGGGTGACGAAGTTATAGATTTATTTGTCTACTATTCTAATATGTACGCTACAAGCAAAAATAGGGTTGGAAAcataacaaaagaagaaatgaaaaattttttcgccATCCTACTACTGTctggttatcaaaaattaccCAGACGTAGAATGTATTGGGAAAATTCTTCTGACACGCAAAATCAGCTTGTTATAAATTCGTTATCTAGAGATcgttttgagtatattttcagtaatttacaTTGCTGTGATAACACGAATTTAGACAAGACAGACAGATTTGCCAAAGTAcgattattgataaataaaatgaacagTTTATTCCAACAGTATGCACCAGTAACTGAAAATCACAGTGTGGATGAAGCCATGGTGCCTTATTATGGTCGCCATGGCTGTAAGCAATTCATACGTGGTAAACCCATACGTTATGGGTACAATTTATGGACAGGTTGTACCAGCAAAGGGTATGTTATTTGGGTAGAGCCGTACCAAGGTGCCAAATCAGAAATAAAGCCCTGTTATAAGGAACTGGGTTTAGGACCATCTGTGATTCTGCAATATACCGACATAATCAATTCTATTCAAAGCTTTCCCTATCACATTTTTTGCGACAATTTTTTACGACTATACCACTTCTGA
- the LOC130445836 gene encoding piggyBac transposable element-derived protein 3-like, translating to MTRRNLKIIGTIRENRTSKCPLANKSQFKKKSRGFIEYKTNEENTVVVKWHDNNVVTLASNALPVHPTHSVSRYSLKEKKKIKVDQPHNIFTYNKYMGGVDRADQNISLYRIGLRGKKWYIPLIFHMLDLAVQNAWQLHREQNGKLDHLGFRRRIVMTILEGNQRKFAKISKLSQSHN from the coding sequence ATGActagaagaaatttgaagataatagGAACCATAAGAGAAAATCGCACGTCAAAATGTCCACTGGCAAATAAATCCCAGTTCAAGAAAAAAAGTagaggttttattgaatacaAAACTAACGAAGAAAACACTGTAGTTGTTAAATGGCATGACAATAACGTTGTCACTTTAGCATCCAATGCCTTGCCTGTTCACCCTACTCATTCAGTTAGTCGTTATTCtctcaaagaaaaaaagaaaattaaggtAGACCAACctcataatatatttacttataacaaatatatgggAGGCGTTGACAGGGCAGATCAAAATATAAGTCTCTACAGAATAGGTTTGAGAGGAAAGAAGTGGTACATTCCTCTTATATTTCACATGTTAGATCTTGCGGTTCAAAATGCATGGCAACTTCACAGGGAACAAAATGGAAAACTGGATCATCTAGGATTTCGAAGGAGAATAGTCATGACCATTTTAGAAGGAAACCAACGAAAATTTGCGAAGATATCGAAGTTGTCACAATCACATAACTGA